The following are encoded together in the Bacteroidota bacterium genome:
- a CDS encoding T9SS type A sorting domain-containing protein, translated as MKKLYILLVVIITASHIYAQQGDGCVGNDNGLPCCNGLIHTGPDPGKATNTERPLFLNQFDWRTNDYPAYHPIGGYTDGTGGPMLLPNPFKTTASYLAHINYFSLPVFQQGNDSLLDYKPEDGWELLHRHLGYQPDETTYATTLQNRKNPYFILYNRYSGVFRVLACLKDDQSQKINTQLELIKPNQDYKYSGLFGYYNNTAQTLDETSYTLLSRSSDYPGQSSWFVADFTLAYDPCVCNTESKIRVNFITLTNASVNMDGRLIATSVPMNGSGTSPLLNGQDFLLGLNQNGGRAVAGMQTYHNIDALVTKFKAPPGLDPYEKLALEQFGKLLSKGLSGFNPLVDGIISTGATTLINAIDPTALQAFTKKDSLKIELGLGGKAADFLMGMITPQAPAIPNISFIEGELKLTGSVTTNNYNLADAIELEQPGSKSSQYQSAIPANDWTRYPAYNEALGVIGVLQKPEINAYDAEENYFRAKNSKEVLRNHFELKTFKYAFNPAAQVDTAKTTLHAALVGKFKSKAKRIGNFNKIEDVDSLDENWYITDFYPIDCLHGYLDDSAYQDEIHASIQFTHSKLVAHVNMPQNYQFLIDFVEDSIQPYYPLLTAEDLLFNGVMVQLDEFTEKTYNYFALPVVKRHKLDPDLRLRIMVNYTFLENQYGKVHREVQNVTFQTNKVVGATYAYNLYGNDLEKYVVIDDNYTFTSNYMEVWERVTIIGDNINWPAGYMTILAPEIIVKEPTTINHNDFRLINRSQPEGVCRLTHLGQVPPTQVKAFCNTDVYNASNPKFKTDPDVSEPQHTQSEKTLEFSLYPNPTTSVTNMVYTVESETPQDVEISVMDMLGRPMGTERLPQQKEGRYEAQIHLENYPSGIYFVTLKIGNNSRTQKVVLIGK; from the coding sequence ATGAAGAAATTATATATACTGCTGGTGGTTATAATCACCGCCAGCCATATCTATGCCCAACAAGGAGACGGTTGCGTTGGCAACGATAACGGACTGCCGTGTTGTAACGGGCTAATCCATACAGGTCCCGACCCCGGTAAGGCCACCAATACTGAACGCCCGCTGTTTTTAAACCAGTTTGATTGGCGTACAAATGACTATCCCGCTTACCATCCCATTGGAGGCTATACAGATGGAACGGGCGGCCCCATGCTACTACCCAACCCTTTTAAAACTACTGCAAGTTACCTTGCGCATATCAACTACTTTAGCCTGCCGGTTTTTCAGCAGGGAAATGACAGCTTGCTGGATTATAAACCCGAAGACGGATGGGAATTATTGCATCGCCATTTAGGCTACCAGCCCGATGAAACTACCTACGCCACTACACTTCAAAACCGTAAAAACCCGTATTTTATTTTATACAACAGGTACAGTGGAGTATTTAGGGTTCTTGCTTGCTTGAAAGACGACCAAAGTCAAAAAATAAACACACAGCTTGAACTAATTAAACCAAACCAAGATTATAAATACTCAGGTTTATTTGGGTATTATAATAATACAGCCCAAACTTTAGACGAAACTTCTTACACACTTCTTAGCCGTTCCTCCGATTATCCGGGTCAAAGCTCTTGGTTTGTGGCCGATTTTACCTTAGCCTACGACCCTTGCGTGTGCAATACGGAGTCTAAAATACGCGTTAATTTTATTACCCTTACCAATGCGAGTGTTAACATGGACGGGCGGCTAATTGCCACCAGCGTACCGATGAATGGCAGCGGCACTTCACCACTGCTAAACGGCCAAGACTTTCTGTTAGGATTGAACCAAAACGGCGGACGTGCAGTGGCAGGAATGCAAACCTACCATAACATTGATGCACTGGTTACCAAATTTAAAGCCCCGCCGGGGTTAGACCCCTATGAAAAATTAGCCCTCGAACAATTTGGTAAATTACTTTCCAAAGGGTTATCGGGGTTTAATCCATTGGTTGACGGCATTATTTCTACGGGTGCAACTACCCTTATAAATGCGATTGACCCCACGGCACTTCAAGCCTTTACTAAAAAAGACTCCCTGAAAATTGAGTTGGGGTTAGGGGGCAAAGCCGCTGATTTTCTTATGGGGATGATAACCCCGCAAGCTCCTGCCATTCCTAACATTAGTTTCATAGAAGGGGAACTTAAATTAACGGGAAGTGTTACAACAAACAATTATAACCTTGCCGATGCAATAGAATTGGAACAGCCGGGCAGTAAAAGCAGCCAATACCAAAGTGCCATACCTGCCAACGATTGGACACGCTACCCTGCTTACAATGAAGCATTGGGGGTAATTGGGGTGTTGCAAAAACCTGAAATAAACGCCTACGATGCCGAAGAAAATTATTTCCGTGCAAAGAACTCAAAAGAAGTATTACGCAACCATTTTGAGCTAAAAACATTTAAGTATGCGTTTAATCCTGCGGCACAGGTTGACACTGCAAAAACAACCCTTCATGCGGCTCTTGTGGGTAAATTCAAATCAAAAGCGAAAAGGATAGGAAACTTTAACAAAATTGAAGATGTGGACTCACTCGATGAGAATTGGTACATCACAGATTTTTATCCTATAGACTGCCTGCATGGTTATTTAGACGACTCTGCATACCAAGACGAGATACACGCAAGCATACAGTTTACACACTCAAAATTAGTGGCACACGTAAATATGCCGCAGAATTACCAGTTTTTAATAGATTTTGTTGAAGACAGCATACAACCGTATTACCCTTTGCTTACTGCTGAAGATTTGCTTTTTAACGGAGTAATGGTGCAACTGGATGAGTTTACCGAAAAAACCTATAACTATTTTGCACTACCAGTAGTGAAAAGGCATAAGCTCGACCCCGACCTTCGTTTGCGTATCATGGTAAACTACACCTTTTTAGAAAACCAATACGGTAAAGTTCACAGGGAAGTTCAAAATGTTACTTTTCAAACCAATAAAGTAGTAGGGGCTACGTATGCCTATAATTTGTATGGCAACGATTTAGAAAAGTATGTTGTGATAGATGATAACTATACATTTACCTCCAATTATATGGAAGTTTGGGAAAGGGTTACTATCATTGGAGATAATATTAACTGGCCTGCGGGGTACATGACCATTCTTGCCCCTGAAATTATAGTAAAAGAGCCAACAACAATTAATCACAATGATTTTCGCCTTATCAACAGAAGCCAACCCGAAGGGGTTTGCCGCTTAACACATCTTGGGCAAGTACCCCCCACTCAGGTAAAAGCATTTTGTAATACTGACGTGTACAACGCAAGCAATCCTAAATTTAAAACAGACCCCGATGTGAGTGAACCCCAACATACACAATCTGAAAAGACACTTGAATTTTCGCTATATCCAAACCCTACTACATCAGTAACAAACATGGTGTACACTGTAGAAAGTGAAACCCCGCAAGATGTAGAAATTTCAGTAATGGATATGTTAGGCAGGCCAATGGGGACTGAACGATTACCACAACAAAAAGAAGGAAGGTACGAAGCCCAAATTCATCTTGAAAATTACCCTTCAGGAATATATTTCGTGACTTTAAAAATTGGCAATAACAGCCGCACCCAAAAAGTTGTCCTTATTGGTAAATAA